The following are encoded together in the Populus trichocarpa isolate Nisqually-1 chromosome 5, P.trichocarpa_v4.1, whole genome shotgun sequence genome:
- the LOC7480488 gene encoding uncharacterized protein LOC7480488 isoform X1: MKCNGQDTCKSSSSSCMDVMIDEESVTMDKLHVPKLNLEPQQMKRKKYNLRKSLAWDKAFFTEEGVLDPLELSTLSTRVDRPVSRGGRELLSGGLDCINELPDMQALEDNLFKELPPNTLADGGMAARVFSPKPVSLARDEAGPASVAKRKILSASNISQSASKRSGCPRPVASSSLRRPPTTNKTKATTKDSKVSKLLAPKPDPSNVYAAPRSSHLKRNQIPHPVGDGQKNIRSKGTSTNTRSVRKDMELGPSDKLLPKSTAHHARSKVSPVPKKHSSTNTQHPQVNLANNCSEVIPDLVRPVAAHPLNGSDNSTSKIAVSFSQNASCNSENMQCTESQTAKASGLRMPSPSLGFFSQSKPAGSLSLLERTQTSKLRESNIPSLHKAALSNHQCPWQPSNKTSASLNMRSNAAASVNPTSQGKIKGNSELKNKEKMFQAPLNSRICDGLGNQQQLHDIHDNQLLLQGGPCEQLKKGQHSKKVTELCLTGRDTTAAGLDYPHSRFNVSLAAEVDSLSEKNCVTANHHIEDRQYIPIIKDNSDHSDFPSLGMSTNSDEGTQKVHDQLARMQGVNDQTVKQSEPMKLDTCHVYLVSNAESLSLCLNNGTSIEERSAEELNNCRGSNRANAVLKSQDCSTAELEIPYRPSCCNDILYTNNESSESGNLYTELYVENVQLQSVDGNLTVKRDEKSMPNTLPEYNLPSMSISDPSEKTAKQTELPFPCLVTEQAMADDCGLQHDGYLLHGKRFFSEESKEKNLLQSAEDMVSNVNASGGILESSGVLSSKSPAKQDSSSNAAGKSECLHVENPLVSSVDKGLVKVASEITDMSGDKSLVSKCDSSVKKFIVSSYLQRGNDANGRGSSIPENNCSTCMHDVNEDMEKTKVITSFCESDQDNQSQRAFDMLYSKSRSLEEQRECSNRDIANVRGTIASEVESLNGIHQCEIMEQTNELAQVNRITKETVMQNAYVQSSEESLLSDSHNCNISPLVSNKTSTVMVDDIRELEEHLAVQNPYVMIEQAPLDNHEFCSDDSLLLMNNTSVELRKGDALQNVLGVGLEQGDGSCESRCFDVDTQVRPIKNAGSDLDKKAEHTFMVNTEPGFMEILPSIENYKCSMDSKNRSDDELIDQAASLEFNSSSDKSRHQIASSVDDCDSSLFCCLNEKSKLLMKTKEKSSQRVQQDAEVDLSDRNILPEEAQIKVPQTSSSPSIEVQHELDVMYPTEDKAATLSLQKPVKNKKQDACVIKPPPNVVPFSDEWLAAFEAAGEEILTMKGGAVRNSPPDKVQHEPGPWSPVRRKNAQGIGPFDCTKFMNNNTPPSTSN, encoded by the exons ATGAAGTGCAATGGGCAAGATACTTGTAAATCAAGCTCCTCATCATGTATGGATGTTATGATTGACGAGGAAAGTGTTACCATGGACAAACTACATGTGCCCAAACTTAATCTTGAGCCACAGCAGATGAAGCGAAAGAAATACAATCTGCGGAAAAGCTTAGCATGGGACAAAGCTTTTTTCACTGAAGAAG GTGTTTTAGATCCATTAGAATTATCAACACTCAGTACGAGAGTTGACAGGCCTGTGTCCCGTGGAGGGAGAGAGTTACTATCCGGTGGTTTGGACTGCATCAATGAGTTACCAGATATGCAAGCACTTGAAGATAATTTGTTCAAGGAATTGCCTCCAAACACTCTTGCCGATGGAGGCATGGCTGCTCGTGTCTTCTCTCCAAAGCCTGTTTCATTAGCAAGAGATGAAGCTGGCCCAGCTTCTGTG GCCAAGCGAAAAATTCTTTCAGCCTCTAATATTAGTCAAAGTGCATCCAAACGCAGTGGTTGCCCGCGACCGGTGGCATCATCTTC TCTTAGAAGGCCTCCCACTACAAACAAAACTAAAGCGACAACAAAAGACTCAAAAGTTTCAAAACTATTAGCTCCAAAGCCAGATCCCTCGAATGTTTATGCTGCTCCTAGATCCAGCCACTTGAAACGTAATCAGATTCCTCATCCAG TAGGTGATGGTCAGAAGAATATTAGATCAAAGGGCACTTCAACTAATACCAGAAGTGTTCGAAAAGACATGGAGCTTGGTCCTTCTGACAAACTGTTGCCAAAATCCACTGCTCATCATGCTAGAAGTAAG GTCAGCCCGGTGCCAAAAAAACATTCATCAACAAATACACAGCACCCCCAGGTTAACCTAGCAAATAATTGCTCAGAAGTGATCCCAGATCTTGTACGTCCAGTTGCTGCACATCCACTAAATGGCTCTGATAATAGTACCAGCAAAATTGCAGTTTCTTTCTCGCAAAATGCTTCCTGCAACAGTGAAAACATGCAATGTACAGAGTCTCAAACAGCAAAAGCATCAGGCTTGCGGATGCCATCGCCATCACTGGGATTTTTTAGTCAG TCGAAACCTGCTGGTTCGCTTAGCCTCCTAGAAAGAACTCAAACTAGCAAACTTCGCGAGTCTAACATTCCTAGTTTGCACAAAGCTGCCCTCTCAAATCATCAGTGTCCCTGGCAACCATCCAATAAAACATCTGCATCCTTGAATATGAGGAGCAATGCTGCTGCTTCTGTCAATCCTACTTCACAGGGAAAGATCAAAGGCAattcagaattaaaaaataaagagaagatgTTTCAGGCACCGCTTAACTCTAGGATTTGTGATGGGCTAGGTAATCAGCAGCAGTTGCACGACATTCATGACAATCAGTTGCTCTTGCAAGGTGGCCCTTGTGAACAACTGAAGAAAGGTCAACATAGCAAGAAAGTCACTGAGCTTTGCCTCACAGGTAGAGATACGACTGCGGCTGGATTAGACTACCCCCATTCTAGATTCAATGTTAGCCTTGCAGCAGAAGTTGATAGTCTTTCAGAGAAAAATTGTGTGACTGCCAATCATCACATTGAAGACAGACAATACATTCCTATCATCAAGGATAACAGTGACCATTCAGATTTTCCATCTCTAGGTATGAGTACTAATAGTGATGAGGGTACCCAAAAAGTGCACGATCAGTTAGCCAGGATGCAGGGAGTCAATGACCAGACTGTGAAACAATCTGAGCCAATGAAGCTTGACACCTGTCATGTTTATCTTGTTTCTAATGCAGAGAGTTTGAGCCTATGCTTGAACAATGGTACTTCAATTGAGGAGAGATCAGCTGAAGAGCTTAACAACTGTCGTGGTTCAAATCGTGCAAATGCAGTTCTTAAATCCCAAGACTGTAGTACAGCTGAACTGGAAATTCCTTATAGGCCATCTTGCTGTAATGATATACTGTACACAAACAATGAATCTAGTGAAAGTGGAAACTTGTATACGGAATTGTATGTGGAAAATGTGCAGCTGCAGTCTGTAGATGGTAATCTAACAGTCAAAAGGGACGAGAAAAGTATGCCAAACACTTTGCCGGAGTATAATCTGCCGTCGATGAGTATTAGTGATCCAAGTGAAAAAACTGCCAAACAGACAGAGCTTCCATTTCCATGCCTTGTTACAGAACAAGCTATGGCAGATGATTGTGGATTGCAACATGATGGTTACTTATTGCATGGAAAAAGATTCTTCTCTGAAGAATCCAAGGAGAAGAATCTCCTTCAAAGTGCTGAAGATATGGTATCAAATGTTAATGCTTCTGGAGGTATATTGGAAAGTTCCGGAGTTCTTAGTTCAAAATCACCTGCCAAGCAAGATTCTAGTTCTAATGCAGCTGGAAAGTCAGAGTGCTTGCATGTGGAAAACCCTTTGGTATCTTCTGTAGACAAAGGGCTAGTTAAGGTTGCTTCTGAGATAACTGATATGAGTGGGGACAAAAGTTTAGTAAGTAAATGTGATTCTTCggttaaaaaattcattgtttCCTCTTATTTACAGCGAGGAAATGATGCCAATGGAAGGGGTTCTTCCATTCCAGAGAATAATTGCTCCACTTGTATGCATGATGTGAACGAAGACATGGAGAAAACTAAGGTGATAACTTCTTTCTGTGAATCTGATCAGGACAATCAGAGTCAAAGAGCATTTGATATGTTGTATTCTAAGAGCCGATCTCTTGAAGAACAAAGGGAATGCAGTAATAGAGACATTGCAAATGTCAGAGGAACTATTGCAAGTGAAGTGGAAAGTCTAAATGGTATTCACCAATGTGAAATAATGGAACAAACAAATGAACTTGCTCAAGTTAATAGAATTACAAAGGAAACAGTAATGCAAAATGCATACGTGCAGTCCTCAGAAGAAAGTCTGTTATCTGATAGCCACAATTGTAACATTAGTCCTTTGGtatcaaataaaacttctacagTAATGGTTGATGACATTCGAGAACTTGAAGAACATCTAGCAGTTCAAAATCCTTACGTGATGATTGAGCAAGCTCCCCTGGACAATCATGAATTTTGTTCGGATGATAGCCTGTTGCTCATGAATAATACTTCTGTAGAACTGCGAAAAGGAGATGCTCTTCAAAATGTTCTGGGTGTTGGTTTAGAACAGGGTGATGGCTCGTGTGAATCAAGATGTTTTGATGTCGACACTCAAGTACGTCCTATTAAAAATGCTGGTTCAGATTTGGATAAAAAAGCTGAGCACACATTTATGGTTAATACAGAGCCAGGTTTCATGGAGATTCTGCCATCAATTGAAAACTACAAATGCAGTATGGATAGTAAGAATAGGAGCGATGATGAGCTGATTGATCAAGCTGCTTCCTTGGAATTTAATTCATCTTCAGACAAGAGCAGGCATCAAATTGCATCATCAGTGGATGATTGTGACTCTAGTTTGTTTTGCTGTTTGAATGAGAAGTCTAAGttattaatgaaaacaaaagagaaatcaaGTCAGAGAGTCCAGCAGGATGCTGAAGTTGATTTATCAGATAGGAATATTTTGCCAGAGGAAGCTCAGATTAAAGTTCCTCAGACCAGTAGCAGTCCCAGCATTGAAGTGCAGCATGAGTTGGATGTAATGTACCCCACGGAAGATAAGGCTGCAACATTGTCACT CCAGAAACCtgttaaaaacaagaaacaagatgCTTGTGTTATAAAACCACCACCAAATGTGGTTCCTTTTTCCGATGAGTGGTTGGCGGCATTTGAAGCTGCTGGAGAG GAAATTCTAACCATGAAAGGTGGTGCTGTACGAAATTCACCCCCTGACAAGGTTCAACATGAACCTGGTCCGTGGTCCCCG GTACGCCGGAAGAACGCTCAAGGGATTGGGCCATTTGATTGTACAAAATTCATGAACAACAACACCCCACCTTCCACTTCTAATTGA
- the LOC7480488 gene encoding uncharacterized protein LOC7480488 isoform X2 gives MKCNGQDTCKSSSSSCMDVMIDEESVTMDKLHVPKLNLEPQQMKRKKYNLRKSLAWDKAFFTEEGVLDPLELSTLSTRVDRPVSRGGRELLSGGLDCINELPDMQALEDNLFKELPPNTLADGGMAARVFSPKPVSLARDEAGPASVAKRKILSASNISQSASKRSGCPRPVASSSLRRPPTTNKTKATTKDSKVSKLLAPKPDPSNVYAAPRSSHLKRNQIPHPGDGQKNIRSKGTSTNTRSVRKDMELGPSDKLLPKSTAHHARSKVSPVPKKHSSTNTQHPQVNLANNCSEVIPDLVRPVAAHPLNGSDNSTSKIAVSFSQNASCNSENMQCTESQTAKASGLRMPSPSLGFFSQSKPAGSLSLLERTQTSKLRESNIPSLHKAALSNHQCPWQPSNKTSASLNMRSNAAASVNPTSQGKIKGNSELKNKEKMFQAPLNSRICDGLGNQQQLHDIHDNQLLLQGGPCEQLKKGQHSKKVTELCLTGRDTTAAGLDYPHSRFNVSLAAEVDSLSEKNCVTANHHIEDRQYIPIIKDNSDHSDFPSLGMSTNSDEGTQKVHDQLARMQGVNDQTVKQSEPMKLDTCHVYLVSNAESLSLCLNNGTSIEERSAEELNNCRGSNRANAVLKSQDCSTAELEIPYRPSCCNDILYTNNESSESGNLYTELYVENVQLQSVDGNLTVKRDEKSMPNTLPEYNLPSMSISDPSEKTAKQTELPFPCLVTEQAMADDCGLQHDGYLLHGKRFFSEESKEKNLLQSAEDMVSNVNASGGILESSGVLSSKSPAKQDSSSNAAGKSECLHVENPLVSSVDKGLVKVASEITDMSGDKSLVSKCDSSVKKFIVSSYLQRGNDANGRGSSIPENNCSTCMHDVNEDMEKTKVITSFCESDQDNQSQRAFDMLYSKSRSLEEQRECSNRDIANVRGTIASEVESLNGIHQCEIMEQTNELAQVNRITKETVMQNAYVQSSEESLLSDSHNCNISPLVSNKTSTVMVDDIRELEEHLAVQNPYVMIEQAPLDNHEFCSDDSLLLMNNTSVELRKGDALQNVLGVGLEQGDGSCESRCFDVDTQVRPIKNAGSDLDKKAEHTFMVNTEPGFMEILPSIENYKCSMDSKNRSDDELIDQAASLEFNSSSDKSRHQIASSVDDCDSSLFCCLNEKSKLLMKTKEKSSQRVQQDAEVDLSDRNILPEEAQIKVPQTSSSPSIEVQHELDVMYPTEDKAATLSLQKPVKNKKQDACVIKPPPNVVPFSDEWLAAFEAAGEEILTMKGGAVRNSPPDKVQHEPGPWSPVRRKNAQGIGPFDCTKFMNNNTPPSTSN, from the exons ATGAAGTGCAATGGGCAAGATACTTGTAAATCAAGCTCCTCATCATGTATGGATGTTATGATTGACGAGGAAAGTGTTACCATGGACAAACTACATGTGCCCAAACTTAATCTTGAGCCACAGCAGATGAAGCGAAAGAAATACAATCTGCGGAAAAGCTTAGCATGGGACAAAGCTTTTTTCACTGAAGAAG GTGTTTTAGATCCATTAGAATTATCAACACTCAGTACGAGAGTTGACAGGCCTGTGTCCCGTGGAGGGAGAGAGTTACTATCCGGTGGTTTGGACTGCATCAATGAGTTACCAGATATGCAAGCACTTGAAGATAATTTGTTCAAGGAATTGCCTCCAAACACTCTTGCCGATGGAGGCATGGCTGCTCGTGTCTTCTCTCCAAAGCCTGTTTCATTAGCAAGAGATGAAGCTGGCCCAGCTTCTGTG GCCAAGCGAAAAATTCTTTCAGCCTCTAATATTAGTCAAAGTGCATCCAAACGCAGTGGTTGCCCGCGACCGGTGGCATCATCTTC TCTTAGAAGGCCTCCCACTACAAACAAAACTAAAGCGACAACAAAAGACTCAAAAGTTTCAAAACTATTAGCTCCAAAGCCAGATCCCTCGAATGTTTATGCTGCTCCTAGATCCAGCCACTTGAAACGTAATCAGATTCCTCATCCAG GTGATGGTCAGAAGAATATTAGATCAAAGGGCACTTCAACTAATACCAGAAGTGTTCGAAAAGACATGGAGCTTGGTCCTTCTGACAAACTGTTGCCAAAATCCACTGCTCATCATGCTAGAAGTAAG GTCAGCCCGGTGCCAAAAAAACATTCATCAACAAATACACAGCACCCCCAGGTTAACCTAGCAAATAATTGCTCAGAAGTGATCCCAGATCTTGTACGTCCAGTTGCTGCACATCCACTAAATGGCTCTGATAATAGTACCAGCAAAATTGCAGTTTCTTTCTCGCAAAATGCTTCCTGCAACAGTGAAAACATGCAATGTACAGAGTCTCAAACAGCAAAAGCATCAGGCTTGCGGATGCCATCGCCATCACTGGGATTTTTTAGTCAG TCGAAACCTGCTGGTTCGCTTAGCCTCCTAGAAAGAACTCAAACTAGCAAACTTCGCGAGTCTAACATTCCTAGTTTGCACAAAGCTGCCCTCTCAAATCATCAGTGTCCCTGGCAACCATCCAATAAAACATCTGCATCCTTGAATATGAGGAGCAATGCTGCTGCTTCTGTCAATCCTACTTCACAGGGAAAGATCAAAGGCAattcagaattaaaaaataaagagaagatgTTTCAGGCACCGCTTAACTCTAGGATTTGTGATGGGCTAGGTAATCAGCAGCAGTTGCACGACATTCATGACAATCAGTTGCTCTTGCAAGGTGGCCCTTGTGAACAACTGAAGAAAGGTCAACATAGCAAGAAAGTCACTGAGCTTTGCCTCACAGGTAGAGATACGACTGCGGCTGGATTAGACTACCCCCATTCTAGATTCAATGTTAGCCTTGCAGCAGAAGTTGATAGTCTTTCAGAGAAAAATTGTGTGACTGCCAATCATCACATTGAAGACAGACAATACATTCCTATCATCAAGGATAACAGTGACCATTCAGATTTTCCATCTCTAGGTATGAGTACTAATAGTGATGAGGGTACCCAAAAAGTGCACGATCAGTTAGCCAGGATGCAGGGAGTCAATGACCAGACTGTGAAACAATCTGAGCCAATGAAGCTTGACACCTGTCATGTTTATCTTGTTTCTAATGCAGAGAGTTTGAGCCTATGCTTGAACAATGGTACTTCAATTGAGGAGAGATCAGCTGAAGAGCTTAACAACTGTCGTGGTTCAAATCGTGCAAATGCAGTTCTTAAATCCCAAGACTGTAGTACAGCTGAACTGGAAATTCCTTATAGGCCATCTTGCTGTAATGATATACTGTACACAAACAATGAATCTAGTGAAAGTGGAAACTTGTATACGGAATTGTATGTGGAAAATGTGCAGCTGCAGTCTGTAGATGGTAATCTAACAGTCAAAAGGGACGAGAAAAGTATGCCAAACACTTTGCCGGAGTATAATCTGCCGTCGATGAGTATTAGTGATCCAAGTGAAAAAACTGCCAAACAGACAGAGCTTCCATTTCCATGCCTTGTTACAGAACAAGCTATGGCAGATGATTGTGGATTGCAACATGATGGTTACTTATTGCATGGAAAAAGATTCTTCTCTGAAGAATCCAAGGAGAAGAATCTCCTTCAAAGTGCTGAAGATATGGTATCAAATGTTAATGCTTCTGGAGGTATATTGGAAAGTTCCGGAGTTCTTAGTTCAAAATCACCTGCCAAGCAAGATTCTAGTTCTAATGCAGCTGGAAAGTCAGAGTGCTTGCATGTGGAAAACCCTTTGGTATCTTCTGTAGACAAAGGGCTAGTTAAGGTTGCTTCTGAGATAACTGATATGAGTGGGGACAAAAGTTTAGTAAGTAAATGTGATTCTTCggttaaaaaattcattgtttCCTCTTATTTACAGCGAGGAAATGATGCCAATGGAAGGGGTTCTTCCATTCCAGAGAATAATTGCTCCACTTGTATGCATGATGTGAACGAAGACATGGAGAAAACTAAGGTGATAACTTCTTTCTGTGAATCTGATCAGGACAATCAGAGTCAAAGAGCATTTGATATGTTGTATTCTAAGAGCCGATCTCTTGAAGAACAAAGGGAATGCAGTAATAGAGACATTGCAAATGTCAGAGGAACTATTGCAAGTGAAGTGGAAAGTCTAAATGGTATTCACCAATGTGAAATAATGGAACAAACAAATGAACTTGCTCAAGTTAATAGAATTACAAAGGAAACAGTAATGCAAAATGCATACGTGCAGTCCTCAGAAGAAAGTCTGTTATCTGATAGCCACAATTGTAACATTAGTCCTTTGGtatcaaataaaacttctacagTAATGGTTGATGACATTCGAGAACTTGAAGAACATCTAGCAGTTCAAAATCCTTACGTGATGATTGAGCAAGCTCCCCTGGACAATCATGAATTTTGTTCGGATGATAGCCTGTTGCTCATGAATAATACTTCTGTAGAACTGCGAAAAGGAGATGCTCTTCAAAATGTTCTGGGTGTTGGTTTAGAACAGGGTGATGGCTCGTGTGAATCAAGATGTTTTGATGTCGACACTCAAGTACGTCCTATTAAAAATGCTGGTTCAGATTTGGATAAAAAAGCTGAGCACACATTTATGGTTAATACAGAGCCAGGTTTCATGGAGATTCTGCCATCAATTGAAAACTACAAATGCAGTATGGATAGTAAGAATAGGAGCGATGATGAGCTGATTGATCAAGCTGCTTCCTTGGAATTTAATTCATCTTCAGACAAGAGCAGGCATCAAATTGCATCATCAGTGGATGATTGTGACTCTAGTTTGTTTTGCTGTTTGAATGAGAAGTCTAAGttattaatgaaaacaaaagagaaatcaaGTCAGAGAGTCCAGCAGGATGCTGAAGTTGATTTATCAGATAGGAATATTTTGCCAGAGGAAGCTCAGATTAAAGTTCCTCAGACCAGTAGCAGTCCCAGCATTGAAGTGCAGCATGAGTTGGATGTAATGTACCCCACGGAAGATAAGGCTGCAACATTGTCACT CCAGAAACCtgttaaaaacaagaaacaagatgCTTGTGTTATAAAACCACCACCAAATGTGGTTCCTTTTTCCGATGAGTGGTTGGCGGCATTTGAAGCTGCTGGAGAG GAAATTCTAACCATGAAAGGTGGTGCTGTACGAAATTCACCCCCTGACAAGGTTCAACATGAACCTGGTCCGTGGTCCCCG GTACGCCGGAAGAACGCTCAAGGGATTGGGCCATTTGATTGTACAAAATTCATGAACAACAACACCCCACCTTCCACTTCTAATTGA